In Anseongella ginsenosidimutans, one genomic interval encodes:
- a CDS encoding dipeptidase, which translates to MKPASLLGCAVALAALPYGAMAQSARGAEKQGLHYEAILADGHNDVLSSSLMRGLKLEDDLRGKAHSDLGRFAAGGVDVQVFSVWCGDKYTSEGGFERANAEIDVLEKTIARNAARMELVTSYEELRRVVEQKKLAAIIGVEGGHMINENLACLDSLYARGARYLTLTWNNSTSWASSAQDEVLHPENLTVRGLSEFGEEVVRRMNELGIMVDLSHTGDSTFWDAMKIVERPVILSHSSVYALCPHYRNLKDEQIKAVARNGGLICVNFYSAYIDPSYNRKVKALVRKYPGEADSLRQSLSSDYAIGSAILEMHPSEAEALRAPFSLLIDHIDYIARLAGVDHVGLGSDFDGISSLPEGLDDVSDYPKITSALKERGYSDEDIRKILGENFLRVFRANTSP; encoded by the coding sequence ATGAAACCTGCTTCATTGTTAGGATGTGCGGTGGCCCTGGCGGCTCTTCCTTACGGCGCTATGGCTCAGTCGGCACGCGGGGCAGAGAAGCAGGGCCTTCATTATGAAGCCATCCTGGCCGACGGGCATAACGACGTCCTTTCCTCTTCCCTGATGCGGGGATTGAAACTGGAAGATGACCTTCGCGGAAAAGCGCATTCAGACCTGGGCCGCTTTGCGGCGGGCGGCGTAGACGTCCAGGTTTTTTCGGTATGGTGCGGTGATAAATATACTTCCGAAGGCGGGTTTGAGCGGGCGAATGCTGAAATAGATGTCCTGGAGAAAACAATCGCGCGGAACGCGGCACGCATGGAACTGGTGACCAGCTATGAGGAGCTGAGGCGCGTAGTAGAACAGAAAAAGCTGGCGGCAATTATCGGGGTGGAAGGAGGGCATATGATCAATGAGAACTTAGCCTGCCTGGACAGCTTGTATGCCCGCGGCGCACGTTACCTGACGCTTACCTGGAACAACAGCACTTCCTGGGCAAGTTCAGCACAGGATGAAGTGCTTCACCCTGAAAATCTGACAGTCAGAGGATTAAGCGAATTCGGAGAAGAAGTGGTAAGACGCATGAACGAACTGGGCATAATGGTGGACCTTTCTCACACCGGCGATTCTACTTTTTGGGACGCCATGAAGATCGTTGAGCGGCCGGTGATCCTTTCCCATAGTTCCGTATATGCGCTGTGTCCCCATTACCGGAACCTGAAAGATGAACAGATCAAGGCGGTAGCCCGGAACGGAGGCCTCATCTGCGTGAATTTTTATTCGGCTTATATCGACCCTTCCTATAATCGAAAAGTAAAAGCCCTGGTAAGAAAATATCCCGGGGAGGCCGATTCACTCCGGCAATCCCTTTCTTCCGATTATGCTATTGGTTCGGCAATTCTGGAAATGCACCCTTCCGAGGCGGAAGCGCTGCGCGCCCCGTTTTCGCTGCTTATTGACCATATTGATTATATCGCGCGCCTGGCAGGCGTTGATCACGTAGGCCTGGGATCGGATTTTGACGGGATCAGTTCCCTGCCGGAGGGGCTGGACGATGTGTCTGATTACCCGAAGATCACCAGCGCATTAAAAGAGCGTGGGTACTCTGACGAAGATATCCGGAAGATACTTGGAGAAAATTTCCTGCGGGTTTTCCGGGCAAATACATCCCCTTAG
- a CDS encoding Gfo/Idh/MocA family protein, which translates to MSNNRRDFLKISGLAGLGLAGAGLPGLAKAGAGGAETIQQQIARSQRQQRFNMSGYAAPKLETVRIGFIGLGQRGPGAVNRMSHIEGVEIKALCDIRPDRVEKVKKSLEGTDHNPDTYSGSTFAWKEICEREDIDLVYIVTPWDWHTPMAVYAMENDKHAVSEVPIATTLEECWQLVETSERTKKHCVMMENCCYDFFELMTLNMARQGFFGEIIHGEGAYIHNLLDLNFSKEGYYDMWRLKENFRNGNLYPTHGLGPICQVMNINRGDQMDYLVSLSSNDFHMAEKARELAEEDDFFATYANKRFRGNMNTTSVRTKNGRSIMIQHDVTSPRPYSRIHLVSGTKGVARKWPSPAKIALQHEWISEDEFKKLEEQYTPEIVKKVGEMAKKIGGHGGMDFMMDWRLIDCLRNGLPLDQDVYDGALWSAITPLSEWSVANRSNSVDVPDFTAGSWKTNKPVDLSLEGGGTTKVKA; encoded by the coding sequence ATGAGCAATAACAGAAGAGATTTCTTAAAAATAAGCGGGCTGGCCGGCCTGGGCCTGGCAGGAGCGGGTTTACCTGGACTGGCGAAGGCGGGTGCCGGCGGCGCCGAGACCATCCAGCAACAAATTGCGCGAAGCCAGCGGCAGCAGCGGTTCAATATGAGCGGTTATGCAGCCCCGAAGCTGGAAACCGTACGCATAGGTTTTATAGGGCTTGGCCAGCGAGGGCCGGGCGCAGTGAACAGGATGAGTCATATCGAGGGCGTGGAAATCAAGGCCTTATGTGATATTCGCCCCGACCGGGTGGAAAAGGTAAAAAAGTCGCTGGAGGGCACTGATCATAACCCGGACACCTATTCAGGAAGTACTTTTGCCTGGAAGGAGATCTGCGAACGGGAAGATATCGACCTGGTTTATATTGTTACCCCCTGGGACTGGCATACACCCATGGCCGTTTACGCGATGGAAAACGACAAGCATGCGGTAAGCGAAGTGCCCATAGCCACTACCCTGGAGGAATGCTGGCAGTTGGTAGAAACATCGGAACGCACTAAAAAGCATTGCGTGATGATGGAGAACTGCTGTTATGATTTCTTTGAGCTGATGACCCTGAACATGGCCCGGCAGGGCTTTTTCGGGGAGATCATTCATGGGGAAGGGGCCTATATCCACAACCTGCTGGACCTGAATTTTAGCAAGGAAGGGTATTACGACATGTGGCGGCTGAAAGAGAACTTCCGGAACGGGAATCTTTATCCTACACATGGCCTTGGGCCCATCTGCCAGGTGATGAACATCAACCGGGGAGACCAGATGGATTACCTGGTATCCCTTTCAAGCAATGATTTTCATATGGCTGAAAAGGCCCGCGAACTGGCGGAGGAAGATGACTTTTTTGCCACCTACGCCAATAAGCGTTTCCGGGGAAATATGAATACCACCAGCGTTCGTACCAAAAACGGCCGCAGTATCATGATCCAGCATGATGTGACCTCGCCCCGCCCGTACTCAAGGATCCACCTGGTAAGCGGAACCAAGGGCGTGGCCCGCAAATGGCCTTCGCCGGCAAAGATCGCACTGCAACACGAATGGATTTCGGAGGATGAATTCAAAAAGCTGGAAGAGCAATACACGCCGGAGATCGTAAAAAAAGTAGGCGAGATGGCTAAAAAGATCGGCGGGCATGGAGGAATGGACTTTATGATGGACTGGCGGCTGATCGATTGCCTGCGCAACGGCCTGCCGCTTGACCAGGATGTATATGACGGCGCGCTCTGGAGTGCGATCACTCCGCTAAGCGAATGGTCGGTAGCCAATCGTTCCAATTCCGTTGACGTTCCGGACTTTACGGCGGGCTCGTGGAAAACGAATAAACCGGTAGACCTTTCGCTGGAAGGCGGTGGCACCACTAAGGTAAAAGCCTGA
- a CDS encoding penicillin-binding protein 1C, producing MLRIWQVIQLRVCGLRKEWLLSGAVYFSFLLLFWFSLPDPLFRTPTSYLIESREGVLLGARVARDGQWRFPPGADVPEKFSKAIIAFEDKRFYSHPGFDILALGRAFFQNIKAGSIVSGGSTLSMQVIRLSRNKPRTIWQKCLEIMLAIRLELTYSKEEVLALYARNAPFGGNVVGLEAASWRYFGRSPEQLSWGETAALAVLPNSPSLVYPGKNSRALLLKRNRLLEKLSREGVIDPLTGKLAMQEPLPGEPLDLPQRAPHLLTRFYKEHVAAAGKNSGDPVSALTTRARTTLSASLQEKVNDIIGLHHRRLKANGVNNAAALVLEVETGAALAYVGNVYAPEDPEVESYVDVIPAPRSPGSTLKPVLYAAMLSEGMLLPNTLVADIPTRIAGFTPHNFDLEYSGAVPAGRALSRSLNIPAVKMLQEYRYERFHSLLKRMGLTTLDRPPGHYGLSLILGGGEVSMWDLAGIYASMARVLNHQYDYSGRYDPADFHAPRYRAGPQGEDGLSKDGLSKEEDGSGKTDKRLEKDGLLDAAGIWFSFRAMEEVVRPGEEMLWRQFTSTQQVAWKTGTSFGFRDGWAIGITPRYVVAVWAGNADGEGRAGLTGITAAAPVLFDIFRLLPAASWFQVPYDKLARIPVCARSGYRATDLCTGADSSYVPKAGLRTGPCPYHQLIHLDASGTQRVTGDCMLPSAMMHQSWFVLPPAMEWYYKDRNQDYRPLPPYAEGCSPHTGNSEAMAFIYPSPGTKIYIPVELNGKRGETVFSVAHRRPAAKIYWHLDGEYLGVTSGLHEIALSPSAGAHTITLVDEEGERLSGRFEILDK from the coding sequence GTGTTGAGAATATGGCAGGTAATTCAGCTCAGGGTTTGCGGCCTCAGGAAAGAATGGCTGCTGAGCGGAGCTGTCTATTTTAGCTTTTTACTGCTTTTCTGGTTTTCCCTGCCAGACCCGCTTTTCCGCACACCCACTTCCTACCTGATTGAAAGCAGGGAAGGGGTACTCCTGGGTGCGCGCGTTGCCCGGGACGGTCAATGGAGGTTTCCGCCCGGCGCTGATGTACCCGAAAAATTCAGCAAAGCGATCATTGCCTTCGAGGATAAGCGTTTTTACAGCCATCCGGGTTTCGATATTTTGGCGCTCGGCAGGGCCTTCTTTCAAAATATAAAAGCGGGCAGCATTGTGAGCGGGGGAAGTACCCTGAGCATGCAGGTCATTCGCCTGTCCAGGAACAAGCCACGGACCATCTGGCAAAAATGCCTGGAGATCATGCTGGCGATCAGGCTGGAATTAACCTATTCGAAGGAAGAAGTGCTTGCGCTGTATGCCAGGAACGCGCCGTTCGGGGGCAATGTAGTTGGATTGGAAGCCGCTTCCTGGCGTTATTTCGGGCGCAGCCCGGAGCAGCTATCCTGGGGCGAAACCGCTGCCCTGGCTGTGTTGCCGAATAGCCCTTCCCTTGTTTATCCCGGCAAGAACAGCAGGGCATTGCTGCTTAAAAGAAACAGGCTGCTTGAGAAATTAAGCAGGGAGGGCGTAATAGATCCGCTCACCGGCAAGCTGGCCATGCAGGAACCGCTGCCGGGCGAGCCGTTAGATCTTCCGCAGCGCGCCCCTCATTTACTTACCCGCTTTTATAAGGAGCATGTAGCTGCCGCCGGGAAGAATTCCGGAGACCCGGTAAGTGCTTTAACTACCCGGGCCCGCACGACCCTGAGCGCTTCGCTCCAGGAAAAGGTAAATGACATTATTGGGCTGCATCACCGGCGATTGAAAGCAAATGGCGTTAATAATGCCGCAGCTCTGGTGCTGGAAGTGGAAACAGGAGCAGCGCTGGCTTATGTAGGGAATGTGTATGCGCCGGAGGATCCGGAAGTGGAATCCTACGTGGATGTGATTCCGGCTCCGCGGAGTCCGGGAAGTACCCTGAAGCCTGTTTTGTATGCGGCCATGCTTTCCGAAGGTATGTTGTTGCCGAATACTCTCGTGGCCGATATACCCACGCGGATTGCGGGGTTCACCCCCCATAATTTCGATCTGGAATACAGCGGCGCCGTTCCCGCCGGGCGGGCCCTTTCCCGCTCTCTGAATATTCCCGCGGTAAAGATGCTGCAGGAATACCGCTATGAAAGATTTCATTCCCTTCTGAAAAGGATGGGCCTCACGACTCTTGACAGGCCGCCGGGCCATTACGGGCTATCGCTTATCCTGGGAGGAGGTGAGGTAAGCATGTGGGACCTGGCGGGCATTTACGCCAGTATGGCCCGGGTGCTGAATCACCAGTACGATTACAGCGGAAGATACGATCCGGCAGACTTTCATGCGCCCCGCTATCGGGCCGGGCCGCAAGGGGAGGACGGGCTTTCTAAGGACGGGCTTTCCAAGGAAGAGGACGGGTCCGGTAAAACAGACAAGCGCCTTGAAAAAGACGGACTGCTGGATGCCGCCGGCATTTGGTTTTCGTTCCGCGCAATGGAAGAAGTGGTTCGTCCCGGTGAAGAGATGCTCTGGAGGCAGTTTACTTCCACGCAGCAGGTGGCATGGAAGACCGGGACCAGCTTCGGTTTCCGGGACGGCTGGGCGATCGGGATCACGCCCCGCTATGTGGTGGCCGTTTGGGCGGGAAACGCCGACGGCGAAGGCAGAGCCGGCCTTACAGGCATTACCGCAGCTGCCCCTGTTCTATTTGATATCTTCCGGCTGCTACCGGCTGCTTCCTGGTTCCAGGTCCCTTACGATAAGCTGGCGCGGATTCCGGTTTGCGCCCGGAGCGGATACCGGGCCACCGATCTTTGTACCGGCGCAGACAGCAGCTATGTTCCAAAAGCCGGGCTTCGTACAGGGCCTTGCCCTTATCATCAATTAATACACCTGGACGCCTCTGGTACGCAGAGGGTGACCGGTGACTGCATGCTTCCTTCGGCGATGATGCACCAATCCTGGTTTGTGCTTCCGCCGGCAATGGAATGGTATTATAAGGACCGTAACCAGGATTATCGCCCTTTACCGCCATATGCGGAGGGCTGCAGTCCGCATACCGGGAACAGCGAAGCGATGGCATTTATCTATCCGTCACCGGGGACAAAGATCTATATCCCCGTTGAATTAAACGGAAAACGGGGGGAAACTGTCTTCAGCGTAGCGCACCGGCGGCCGGCGGCAAAAATATACTGGCACCTGGACGGGGAATACCTTGGTGTTACTTCCGGACTTCATGAAATAGCCCTGAGCCCATCCGCGGGGGCTCATACCATTACGCTGGTGGACGAAGAGGGGGAAAGGCTTTCGGGCAGATTTGAAATACTCGACAAATGA
- a CDS encoding alpha-2-macroglobulin family protein — MVETIHAASRPRSVFYLFFLVTIILASCKPPVREVDPAFAKYIESYTTGTISRQSPVRIRLASEVPSLYEEGAELPASLFRFEPGIEGKAYRTDPGTIEFRPAGNLEPGRMYTAVFDLSAVIDVPEELEEFTFQFQVIEPSFDIAEEGLRVSSSTSPEYLEYNGYITTADIEDPLQVEKLLSVDYEGKKPLIKWQHRAEEKKYHFTIDSLLREDAEKKLLLSWNGTAIGNGQEGEKTVIVPAKGVFKVLNMRAVNDPGQYVLLQFSQPLSSAQSLEGLVTVAGLSDLRYTVEGSELKIYAPDVYEGEYQVQINQGVRSSLDQRLENAFSGSIFFENRMPSVSILGKGAILPQSGKLVLPFDAVNLKAVDVSIIKIYEDNIPQFLQQNNLESNYDLRRVARPVAQKTIWLNKDKSLDLAKRNRFSLDIDELVNAEPGAIYTVTIGFRRAYSLYACQGEAAAEQEEQSGYSENIDEDDQFWSRYDQYYPYGFDWKERDNPCNDAYYNKRRWATKNVIASNLGLIVKRGAGNSILVSVTDILTAKPMEGVELELLDYQQQVLERGKSDGEGLARFETGRKPFLLIARKGEQRGYLKLDDGSSLPLSRFDVGGGEVQQGLKGYIYGERGVWRPGDSLFLTFMLEDKAGRLPAAHPVIFEVFNPRGQLYLRTVRNESDNGFYAFPFATGQDAPTGNWTAKVKVGGAEFSKSLKIETIMPNRLKIDLDFGENKSLSKAGMQVVHLSSRWLFGGTAQNLKASVDAYLSHQGTAFGQYNGYSFDDPAAAFSPELVKIFEGKLDAKGHVSFTPKITVGNTAPGVLKANFLVKVFEPGGNFSMDRVSLPYHAYNSYVGVKIPEGESFSGFLVTGKNHPVDIVNLDTEGKLLSGSRKVKVSLYKVQWRWWWDENGDDLSNFAQDSYNKLLQEEEITLQNGRAKWNLRVEYPEWGRYLLRVKDLESGHITGETLYIDWPGWNERMRDEHPTEAAMLSFTANKERFQVGEEVVLTIPSSEGGRCLVSIESGSKVIRTFWTDTQKGQTVFKFKAEKEMAPNVYVNVSLLQPHSQTLNDLPIRMYGVIPILVEAPETILKPAIDMPASIRPEEQASVTVSEASGKAMTYTLAIVDEGLLDLTRFNTPDPHAAFYAREALGVKTWDLFDAVIGAWGGDLERILSIGGDEELNRDAGAARANRFKPVVKFMGPFRLEKGKEQTHSFRLDPYIGSVRVMVVAGDKGAYGMAEKAVSVKKPLMLLATLPRVLSPGEKVRMPVTVFSTAAGTRDIALRLSANKLIHPAGGESSSQTVHFNEPGEQLVYFELEAGSAAGIGKVSITASSGNQKANYEVELDIRNPNPVVTNIIEQEVAPGKTWETNFLPVGTAGSREGYLEVSAIPALQLAKHLDYLVRYPHGCLEQVTSSVFPQLVLEQLSDPGEQEKAAIARNVKAGIQRLKGFQRTDGGLAYWPGAKESDEWGTSYAGHFLLEARERGYSLPPGFLDQWVKYQRNKAAAWSPGAYNFQGGDLLQAYRLYLLAAAGAPEMGAMNRLREFSYLHPVAGWLLAAAYHLGGQAEAASRLADNLPLTAPSYRRPGRTYGSSLRDKAIILQSLVTMGRREQAKELLGEVSRELSGESWYSTQTTAWSLISIAEYCGKSASGSKLLAAYGLNNDKGTINTSSYLARIPLNLQNGKQQAMIRNDGENVLFVRWVLSGQPAPGENPPPAKASGLLGMTVKYKSLDGKPVNPARMAQGTDFMAEVTLNNPGGNGDYQEMALSQVFPSGWEIINTRLSGDDNLSLSSSFTYQDIRDDRVYTYFDLPEKRSVTYHVMLNAAYPGRFYQPPVYCEAMYDAGISARTAGRWVEIYNPLESN; from the coding sequence ATGGTAGAAACTATACATGCTGCTTCCCGGCCACGCTCTGTTTTTTACTTGTTTTTCCTGGTAACGATCATCCTGGCATCCTGCAAGCCACCCGTGCGGGAAGTTGATCCTGCGTTCGCAAAATATATAGAATCCTATACGACCGGAACCATATCCAGGCAAAGCCCCGTTCGAATACGGCTTGCTTCGGAAGTGCCTTCCCTCTACGAAGAAGGTGCGGAGCTGCCTGCTTCTTTGTTCCGGTTTGAGCCGGGAATTGAAGGCAAGGCTTACCGGACGGATCCTGGCACTATTGAGTTCCGGCCGGCCGGGAACCTGGAGCCCGGACGCATGTATACGGCGGTTTTTGATCTTTCAGCGGTTATTGACGTGCCGGAGGAGCTGGAGGAATTCACCTTTCAATTCCAGGTAATCGAACCTTCCTTCGACATCGCGGAAGAAGGCTTAAGGGTGAGCAGCAGCACGTCCCCGGAATACCTGGAATATAACGGATACATTACCACCGCCGACATTGAGGATCCTCTGCAGGTGGAAAAGCTGCTTTCCGTTGATTACGAGGGCAAAAAGCCCCTAATTAAATGGCAGCACCGCGCCGAAGAAAAAAAATACCATTTTACGATTGACAGCCTCCTGCGGGAAGACGCTGAAAAAAAGCTTCTCCTCAGCTGGAACGGGACGGCTATCGGCAACGGGCAGGAGGGGGAAAAGACCGTCATCGTGCCTGCAAAAGGAGTTTTCAAAGTGCTTAACATGCGCGCTGTTAACGATCCCGGCCAATACGTATTGCTTCAGTTCTCCCAACCTCTTTCTTCGGCTCAAAGCCTGGAAGGGCTGGTCACCGTAGCTGGTCTTTCGGATCTTCGCTATACCGTGGAGGGGAGCGAATTAAAAATATACGCGCCCGATGTCTATGAAGGTGAATACCAGGTACAGATAAACCAGGGTGTAAGGAGCAGCCTTGACCAGCGGCTGGAAAACGCTTTCAGCGGAAGTATTTTTTTTGAGAACAGGATGCCTTCGGTCAGCATCCTGGGAAAAGGAGCCATTCTGCCCCAGTCCGGCAAACTGGTGCTGCCCTTTGATGCGGTAAACCTGAAAGCCGTAGACGTGAGCATTATTAAAATATACGAGGACAATATTCCGCAGTTCCTCCAGCAAAATAACCTGGAAAGTAATTATGACCTCAGAAGAGTAGCCAGGCCGGTGGCGCAGAAAACGATTTGGCTGAATAAGGATAAATCCCTTGATCTTGCTAAAAGAAACCGCTTTTCCCTGGATATAGATGAGCTGGTAAATGCAGAGCCGGGGGCCATTTATACGGTTACCATTGGTTTCAGAAGGGCCTACTCGCTCTATGCCTGCCAGGGGGAAGCCGCTGCGGAGCAGGAAGAGCAAAGCGGGTACTCCGAAAATATCGACGAAGACGATCAGTTCTGGAGCCGGTACGATCAGTATTATCCCTATGGATTCGATTGGAAAGAGCGGGATAATCCCTGCAATGATGCTTATTATAATAAACGGCGCTGGGCCACGAAGAATGTCATTGCCTCCAACCTGGGGCTGATCGTAAAACGGGGCGCCGGGAATTCCATACTGGTATCAGTTACGGATATTCTTACGGCAAAACCGATGGAAGGCGTGGAGCTGGAATTGCTGGACTACCAGCAGCAGGTGCTGGAGCGTGGAAAAAGCGACGGGGAGGGTCTGGCTCGGTTTGAAACAGGCAGAAAACCCTTTCTCCTGATTGCCAGGAAGGGCGAACAGCGTGGCTACCTGAAGCTCGATGACGGGAGCAGCCTTCCCCTGAGCCGTTTTGATGTAGGCGGCGGAGAGGTGCAGCAGGGACTCAAGGGCTATATTTACGGCGAGAGAGGCGTATGGAGGCCCGGCGATTCTCTCTTTCTCACGTTTATGCTGGAAGATAAGGCCGGAAGGCTCCCGGCGGCGCATCCTGTCATCTTTGAAGTATTCAACCCGCGCGGCCAGCTATACCTTCGCACGGTCAGGAATGAGTCGGACAATGGTTTTTATGCCTTTCCTTTTGCGACGGGACAGGATGCTCCCACGGGCAACTGGACCGCGAAAGTAAAAGTGGGCGGCGCCGAGTTCAGTAAATCGCTGAAGATTGAGACCATCATGCCCAACCGGCTGAAAATTGACCTTGATTTTGGAGAAAATAAATCGCTTTCCAAAGCCGGTATGCAGGTGGTGCATTTGTCTTCGCGCTGGCTGTTCGGGGGAACCGCACAAAATCTGAAAGCAAGTGTGGACGCCTATCTCTCACATCAGGGTACCGCATTCGGGCAGTATAATGGTTATAGCTTTGATGACCCGGCAGCAGCCTTCAGCCCGGAACTGGTAAAAATATTTGAGGGGAAACTGGATGCGAAAGGACATGTAAGCTTTACCCCGAAGATTACCGTAGGAAACACAGCACCCGGGGTACTGAAGGCTAATTTCCTGGTAAAAGTATTCGAGCCCGGCGGCAATTTCAGTATGGACCGGGTTTCCCTTCCTTACCATGCCTACAACTCCTATGTAGGAGTAAAAATCCCGGAAGGAGAGAGTTTTTCCGGCTTCCTGGTAACCGGAAAAAACCATCCGGTGGATATTGTAAACCTGGATACGGAAGGGAAGCTTCTTTCCGGCAGCAGGAAAGTAAAAGTGAGCCTTTACAAGGTTCAATGGCGCTGGTGGTGGGATGAAAACGGGGACGATCTCAGTAACTTTGCGCAGGACAGTTATAATAAGCTGCTTCAGGAAGAGGAAATAACCCTGCAAAACGGGCGCGCTAAATGGAACCTGCGCGTGGAATACCCGGAATGGGGCCGCTACCTCCTGCGTGTTAAAGACCTGGAAAGCGGGCATATTACAGGCGAAACGCTGTACATTGACTGGCCCGGCTGGAATGAACGCATGCGGGACGAACATCCTACGGAGGCCGCCATGCTTTCCTTTACGGCAAATAAGGAACGGTTCCAGGTAGGCGAGGAGGTTGTGCTGACCATTCCCAGTAGCGAAGGGGGACGCTGCCTGGTGAGTATTGAATCGGGCAGCAAGGTGATCAGGACTTTTTGGACCGATACCCAGAAAGGGCAAACAGTTTTCAAATTCAAGGCCGAGAAGGAAATGGCTCCTAATGTGTATGTGAATGTCAGCCTTTTGCAGCCACATTCTCAAACACTGAATGATCTGCCCATTCGCATGTACGGGGTTATTCCCATCCTTGTGGAGGCGCCGGAAACCATCCTTAAGCCGGCTATTGATATGCCGGCATCCATCCGGCCTGAAGAGCAGGCGTCGGTAACCGTCTCGGAAGCCTCCGGGAAAGCGATGACCTATACGCTTGCCATCGTGGACGAGGGCCTGCTGGACCTGACCCGTTTTAACACACCGGATCCGCACGCGGCTTTTTACGCCCGGGAAGCGCTTGGCGTTAAAACCTGGGATCTTTTTGATGCGGTAATAGGCGCGTGGGGAGGAGACCTGGAGCGAATCCTGAGTATTGGCGGGGACGAAGAGCTAAACCGCGACGCAGGAGCAGCCCGGGCTAACCGCTTTAAGCCGGTAGTAAAATTTATGGGCCCTTTCCGGCTCGAAAAAGGGAAGGAACAAACACATTCTTTCCGGCTGGATCCATACATCGGCTCCGTGCGGGTGATGGTAGTAGCCGGAGACAAGGGCGCTTATGGAATGGCGGAGAAAGCGGTATCTGTGAAGAAACCCCTGATGCTGCTCGCTACCCTTCCGCGGGTATTGTCCCCCGGCGAAAAGGTACGGATGCCGGTGACCGTTTTTTCTACCGCCGCCGGAACACGGGATATAGCCCTCCGGCTTTCCGCTAATAAGCTGATACACCCTGCCGGCGGAGAAAGCAGCAGTCAAACCGTACATTTTAACGAGCCTGGCGAACAACTGGTATATTTTGAGCTGGAGGCCGGCTCAGCTGCCGGCATAGGCAAGGTGAGCATCACTGCCAGCAGCGGAAATCAAAAGGCAAATTATGAAGTAGAACTTGATATAAGGAATCCCAACCCGGTAGTTACTAATATAATAGAACAAGAAGTGGCGCCTGGAAAAACTTGGGAAACTAACTTCCTGCCCGTAGGAACCGCCGGGAGCAGGGAAGGTTATCTGGAGGTATCGGCCATTCCCGCCCTTCAGCTGGCTAAACACCTGGATTACCTGGTCCGCTATCCCCACGGCTGTCTGGAGCAGGTGACCTCATCGGTATTCCCGCAATTGGTGCTGGAACAATTAAGCGATCCCGGGGAGCAGGAAAAGGCGGCCATTGCGCGAAACGTAAAGGCCGGCATCCAGCGCCTGAAAGGGTTTCAGCGCACTGACGGCGGATTGGCTTACTGGCCGGGAGCCAAGGAATCCGATGAATGGGGGACCAGTTATGCCGGCCATTTCCTGCTGGAAGCCCGGGAAAGAGGGTATAGTTTGCCTCCTGGCTTCCTTGATCAATGGGTCAAATACCAACGCAATAAAGCGGCGGCCTGGTCGCCCGGAGCGTATAACTTCCAGGGAGGAGACCTGCTGCAGGCCTACCGGCTTTACCTGCTCGCTGCTGCAGGGGCTCCGGAAATGGGCGCGATGAATCGCTTGAGGGAGTTCAGCTACCTCCATCCGGTAGCGGGCTGGCTTTTGGCCGCGGCCTATCATCTGGGCGGGCAAGCGGAAGCGGCTTCCCGGCTGGCGGATAATCTTCCCCTCACGGCCCCTTCTTACCGGCGGCCCGGAAGAACCTATGGAAGCAGCCTTCGTGATAAAGCCATTATACTGCAATCACTGGTGACGATGGGACGCAGGGAGCAGGCAAAGGAGCTTCTCGGGGAAGTTAGCAGAGAGCTTTCCGGCGAAAGCTGGTATAGCACGCAGACAACCGCCTGGTCATTAATATCCATCGCCGAATATTGCGGCAAGAGCGCCTCAGGAAGTAAATTACTCGCCGCCTATGGGCTCAATAATGATAAAGGCACGATCAATACCTCATCCTACCTGGCCCGAATCCCCTTGAATCTGCAAAACGGGAAGCAGCAGGCTATGATCCGTAATGACGGGGAAAATGTACTGTTTGTACGATGGGTCCTCAGTGGCCAGCCGGCGCCCGGAGAAAATCCACCGCCGGCAAAAGCAAGCGGCCTGCTGGGTATGACGGTAAAATATAAAAGCCTTGACGGAAAGCCGGTTAATCCCGCCCGCATGGCGCAGGGCACCGACTTTATGGCGGAGGTTACCCTGAACAATCCGGGGGGGAACGGGGATTACCAGGAGATGGCCCTGTCGCAGGTATTTCCTTCTGGCTGGGAGATCATTAACACACGTCTTTCGGGTGATGACAATCTCTCGCTTTCCTCGTCTTTTACATACCAGGATATCCGGGACGACCGCGTATATACTTATTTCGACCTGCCTGAAAAGCGTTCGGTCACTTACCATGTCATGCTGAACGCGGCTTATCCCGGAAGGTTTTATCAGCCGCCGGTCTATTGCGAGGCGATGTATGATGCCGGTATCAGCGCCCGTACGGCAGGCAGGTGGGTAGAAATATATAATCCTCTGGAGAGTAATTAG